In Aminobacterium sp. MB27-C1, a single genomic region encodes these proteins:
- a CDS encoding histidinol-phosphate transaminase: protein MWNPKVRAHLQDFDRESYIHESHCPIVLNCNGLESTLPHAPEVEAFIKNYDWVSNMWKTGDTSYKALTEEICNYWKDFADISEEQIKIGYGSMQVLERINKVFLDEHATVLGYVPQFVEYITEVRVSGARFEGIAMSPEDNFTFHADSLLDALNERHTLLYIDNPNNPTGQLIPLDEIEALVSRAHELGVVVIVDEAYGDYAPKEASAVQLLPRYENIIVTRTLTKGFHFAATRIGYGIFSGRLGEFYDKGNLPFAVPSVSALLAREALRGGSVLDTVRQMIKKEKESLIPELEKRGFSVASTYTCCPISLVSVEDRDVDLAHLLAEKGIEVRSGKDYPHLGKNYVRIATPKKALDFFACLDR from the coding sequence ATGTGGAACCCTAAAGTACGTGCTCATCTTCAAGACTTTGACAGAGAGAGTTATATTCACGAATCACACTGTCCCATAGTTTTGAACTGCAACGGACTTGAATCGACGTTGCCCCATGCTCCTGAAGTTGAGGCTTTTATAAAAAATTATGATTGGGTTTCAAATATGTGGAAAACGGGAGATACCTCATATAAAGCCTTGACTGAAGAAATCTGTAATTACTGGAAAGACTTCGCAGACATTAGTGAAGAACAGATAAAAATAGGCTACGGTTCAATGCAGGTTCTTGAGCGGATTAATAAAGTCTTTCTTGATGAGCATGCAACGGTCTTGGGCTATGTGCCACAGTTCGTGGAATATATTACCGAAGTCAGAGTTTCCGGAGCACGTTTTGAAGGCATTGCCATGAGCCCTGAAGATAACTTTACGTTCCATGCCGATTCCCTTCTTGATGCTCTGAACGAGCGTCATACGTTGCTATATATAGATAATCCCAACAATCCAACGGGCCAGCTTATTCCTCTTGATGAAATTGAGGCGCTTGTTTCCAGAGCTCACGAATTAGGTGTTGTAGTTATCGTAGATGAGGCCTATGGCGATTATGCTCCTAAAGAAGCTTCGGCGGTACAGCTTCTACCTCGCTATGAAAATATTATTGTTACGCGAACGTTGACAAAGGGATTCCATTTTGCAGCAACCAGAATTGGGTATGGCATTTTCAGCGGAAGGCTTGGAGAATTTTATGATAAAGGAAACCTCCCCTTTGCGGTTCCGTCGGTAAGCGCTCTTTTGGCACGTGAGGCTCTTCGCGGGGGCTCTGTTTTAGACACTGTTCGCCAGATGATAAAGAAAGAGAAGGAAAGTCTTATCCCTGAGCTTGAAAAGAGAGGGTTTTCCGTGGCTTCCACCTATACATGTTGTCCCATATCTCTTGTCTCTGTAGAAGATCGAGATGTGGATTTGGCCCACCTTTTGGCAGAGAAGGGGATAGAGGTGCGTTCTGGCAAAGATTACCCTCATTTAGGGAAAAATTATGTCAGAATTGCAACTCCGAAAAAAGCGTTAGATTTCTTTGCTTGCCTGGATCGGTAG